A genomic region of Raphanus sativus cultivar WK10039 chromosome 6, ASM80110v3, whole genome shotgun sequence contains the following coding sequences:
- the LOC108812807 gene encoding uncharacterized protein LOC108812807, producing the protein MGTMHRSGLAPRRTNENAKVIMTTILGIVFGTFIGVSLPSLSFKINLPSALISSLDVALSDGKLLSGRDDKSPEHFGSRKFPQIYVPTNPRGAELLPPGIVVAKTDLYLRRLWGEPNEDLKKKPKYLVTFTVGFEQRNHINTVVKKFSEDFQILLFHYDGRTTEWDQFEWSKSAIHISTRKQTKWWYAKRFLHPDVVSAYEYIFIWDEDLGVEHFNADKYIQLVKKHGLEISQPGLEPNNGLTWEMTKRRGDREVHKDTKEKAGWCSDPHLPPCAAFVEIMAPVFSREAWRCVWHMIQNDLVHGWGLDFALRRCVEPAHEKIGVVDSQWIIHKVIPSLGSQGKSENGKAPWQGVRERCKKEWTMFQKRLADADKEYLGRMVKG; encoded by the exons ATGGGAACAATGCACAGaag TGGTTTAGCTCCTCGAAGAACAAACGAAAACGCAAAAGTTATTATGACAACAATCCTTGGAATCGTCTTTGGCACTTTTATTGGCGTCTCATTaccttctctttcttttaag ATTAACTTACCTTCGGCTCTTATATCATCTCTTGACGTCGCCTTGTCTGATGGCAAACTCTTATCTGGTCGTGACGACAAATCTCCTGAACATTTCGGTTCTAGAAAGTTTCCTCAG ATATATGTTCCCACCAACCCTCGTGGTGCAGAGCTACTACCTCCAGGGATTGTTGTTGCAAAAACTGATTTATACTTGCGCAGATTATGGGGTGAACCTAATGAA GATTTGAAGAAGAAGCCAAAATATCTTGTGACATTTACAGTTGGGTTTGAGCAGAGGAACCATATTAATACTGTTGTTAAGAAG TTTTCTGAAGATTTCCAGATTTTGCTTTTCCACTATGATGGCCGGACAACAGAGTGGGACCAGTTTGAGTGGTCTAAGAGTGCTATTCATATTAGTACAAGAAAGCAAACAAAATG GTGGTATGCGAAGAGGTTCTTGCATCCTGATGTCGTGTCAGCTTACGAGTACATATTTATATGGGATGAAGATCTTGGTGTGGAGCACTTCAATGCGGATAA GTATATTCAGTTAGTTAAGAAGCATGGCTTAGAGATTTCTCAACCAGGTCTAGAGCCTAACAATGGACTTACGTGGGAAATGACAAAGAGGCGAGGTGACCGAGAGGTTCACAA AGATACTAAAGAAAAAGCAGGATGGTGCAGTGACCCACATTTACCTCCCTGCGCTGC GTTTGTAGAAATAATGGCGCCTGTGTTTTCTCGAGAAGCATGGCGATGTGTGTGGCATATGATTCAG AATGATCTGGTTCATGGATGGGGTCTAGACTTTGCTCTCAGAAGATGCGTTGAA CCTGCTCATGAGAAGATTGGCGTTGTAGATTCGCAATGGATCATTCACAAAGTGATACCTTCGCTTGGAAGTCAAGGTAAGTCAGAGAATGGGAAAGCCCCATGGCAAGgagtgagagagagatgcaAAAAGGAGTGGACTATGTTTCAGAAGCGATTAGCAGACGCTGATAAAGAGTACCTTGGGAGGATGGTCAAAGGATAG
- the LOC108812808 gene encoding UDP-xylose transporter 1, with protein sequence MGEMKSMQMGVIGALFLSVASSVSIVICNKALMTNLGFPFATTLTSWHLMVTYCTLHVAYRLNFFENKAIDTKTVVLFGLLNGISIGLLNLSLGFNSIGFYQMTKLAIIPFTVLLETLFLNKKFSQKIKFSLFLLLVGVGVASITDLQLNFVGSVLSLLAIATTCVGQILTNTIQKKLNVTSTQLLYQSAPFQAAILFVSGPFVDKYLTRLNVFSFQYSPIVVGFITLSCLIAVSVNFSTFLVIGKTSPVTYQVLGHLKTCLVLAFGYTLLHDPFTPRNIAGILIAVLGMLLYSYFCSVASKSKQGSAESAFIGKDRDTTPLLSQEKENHEAKKLDKHFAV encoded by the exons ATGGGAGAGATGAAGAGTATGCAAATGGGTGTGATTGGAGCATTGTTTCTCTCGGTTGCATCTTCTGTTTCCATTGTCATTTGCAACAAAGCTCTGATGACCAATCTTGGCTTCCCTTTTG CGACAACACTAACAAGTTGGCATTTGATGGTAACATATTGCACACTTCATGTGGCATATAGACTGAACTTCTTTGAAAATAAAGCAATAGACACGAAAACTGTTGTTCTCTTTGGCCTCCTCAATGGCATCTCCATTGGTCTTCTCAATCTCAGCCTGGGCTTCAACTCCATCGGCTTCTatcaa ATGACCAAACTTGCTATCATACCATTCACTGTTCTATTGGAAACTCTTTTCCTCAATAAGAAGTTTAG CCAAAAGATAAAATTCTCACTATTTTTGCTGCTGGTTGGTGTTGGAGTAGCATCAATCACCGATCTTCAGCTCAACTTTGTTGGTTCTGTTCTCTCTCTCCTTGCTATCGCCACAACTTGCGTCGGCCAAATT CTAACAAACACAATCCAGAAGAAACTGAACGTGACATCAACACAACTCCTTTACCAATCGGCCCCGTTTCAAGCCGCAATACTCTTCGTCTCTGGTCCCTTTGTCGACAAATACCTCACTCGACTCAATGTCTTCTCCTTCCAGTACTCTCCTATCGTCGTG GGGTTCATAACGTTGTCATGTTTGATAGCGGTTTCGGTTAACTTCAGCACGTTTTTAGTGATTGGAAAGACATCTCCGGTGACGTACCAAGTCTTGGGGCATCTCAAAACGTGTTTGGTGCTCGCGTTTGGTTACACTCTCCTCCATGATCCTTTTACTCCTCGTAACATCGCAGGAATCCTCATCGCGGTCCTTGGCATGCTTCTCTACTCCTACTTCTGCTCTGTTGCTTCTAAATCCAAACAAGGCTCCGCCGAATCCGCTTTTATT gGGAAAGACAGGGATACGACGCCGCTCTTGAGCCAAGAAAAAGAGAATCATGAAGCCAAGAAACTAGATAAGCATTTTGCAGTGTGA